A single region of the Thermoplasmata archaeon genome encodes:
- the pyrB gene encoding aspartate carbamoyltransferase encodes MDLYQKDVVSIMDFSKDDIEGILDMAEKMVPYAKGEKIKRTLDGKILGNLFFEPSTRTKLSFESAAYRLGCDVIDVSEMSMTSMAKGETLADTIKIVDAYCDATVLRHPFEGAAKLAAKFSDHPVINAGDGAGSHPTQTLLDLFTMRRAKGTLDGLNITLVGDLKYGRTVHSLAHALTKFGMKITLVAPESLRMPDDIIDHLEAGGCSPVTTECLEDAVSQADVLYVTRIQRERFPDPSEYQKVAGTYRVDKTLLEKAKSDMIVMHPLPRVNEIAPEVDDTPHAKYFEQAANGVPVRMALLNALLGGEL; translated from the coding sequence ATGGACCTATATCAGAAGGATGTCGTCTCCATCATGGATTTCTCAAAGGATGACATCGAAGGTATCCTCGACATGGCCGAGAAGATGGTCCCGTACGCGAAGGGTGAGAAGATAAAACGCACCCTAGACGGGAAGATTCTCGGAAATCTGTTCTTCGAACCTTCGACGCGTACGAAGCTATCATTCGAAAGCGCAGCTTACAGACTGGGATGCGATGTCATCGATGTCTCCGAAATGTCGATGACCTCCATGGCCAAGGGGGAGACCCTTGCTGATACCATCAAGATAGTGGACGCATACTGCGACGCCACGGTACTCAGACATCCTTTCGAGGGAGCTGCCAAACTGGCGGCGAAATTCTCCGATCATCCTGTGATCAATGCGGGAGACGGAGCGGGATCCCATCCCACACAGACACTTTTAGATCTGTTCACTATGAGGCGTGCCAAAGGCACCCTGGACGGACTCAACATCACACTGGTCGGCGACCTGAAGTACGGAAGAACGGTCCATTCTCTCGCACACGCCCTGACCAAGTTCGGGATGAAGATCACACTGGTGGCGCCTGAAAGCCTCAGGATGCCCGACGACATAATAGACCATCTGGAAGCGGGAGGATGCAGCCCCGTCACCACAGAATGTCTGGAGGATGCTGTCTCCCAAGCGGATGTGCTCTACGTCACAAGGATTCAGAGGGAAAGGTTCCCGGACCCGTCAGAATATCAGAAGGTAGCAGGGACCTACAGGGTCGACAAGACGCTCCTGGAGAAAGCAAAGAGCGACATGATCGTGATGCATCCCCTCCCCAGGGTCAACGAGATCGCACCCGAGGTGGATGACACCCCGCATGCGAAGTACTTCGAGCAGGCAGCCAACGGAGTGCCTGTAAGAATGGCCCTCCTCAACGCATTGCTGGGAGGCGAGCTCTGA
- a CDS encoding queuine tRNA-ribosyltransferase containing PUA domain protein yields MLDVLSRSQRSRVCEYTRNEKKLTTPAMIGSAESDVWIEVKGMDRVLHIMGTDVIMESGLRTTSNSNVSTDVEVTEGIAVARLPLPEDLSFDDSVEMVVVPNAYELRKDPRRIVDNIIRLRRAAGFNRLLYLSGLGEPSTVALLTYMGVDIFDDSLPRAAGISGIRLIPEAEIVTGQDESQNNIRAMEEELDKIRMFIATDRLRELADQRAPSTPTSVALLRLYDKEGYEYAEETCSFTGCRFSCNTTQALRRPDIQSYKARIKDYRKPAHKRVLLLLPCSAKKPYHISKSHKAFSSAIHTAPHDTLVQELIVTSPLGIVPRELDAFYPANSYDIPVTGEWKPEEKAMIREMVGSVISQGWDSVVCHLGEDYELVEGLADMVCTVVGDSTSPASIQNLDKALRDATKGMEPVDYMIDRNEQMRNMLRFQFGAEAADLLMDQNTYAIGKFPYFKLFREDAEHNKIQLGMFTPERGGISLTLEGAQILADGGYPVIEIMDFEMKGNLFAVGVIKADPRIHVGDEAIAVCDGKVRLVGVAMMCGQEMTDLKRGIAVKTRHKVK; encoded by the coding sequence ATGTTGGATGTTCTCTCAAGATCCCAGAGGTCGAGGGTCTGCGAATACACCAGGAACGAGAAGAAGCTGACCACTCCTGCCATGATCGGTTCTGCTGAATCCGATGTTTGGATAGAGGTCAAGGGGATGGACAGGGTACTTCACATCATGGGTACCGACGTTATCATGGAATCCGGGCTCAGGACGACATCCAATTCGAATGTGAGTACGGATGTCGAGGTGACCGAAGGCATAGCGGTCGCCAGATTGCCGCTTCCCGAGGATCTGTCCTTCGACGATTCCGTCGAGATGGTGGTCGTTCCCAACGCGTACGAACTGAGGAAGGATCCGAGGCGTATCGTGGACAACATCATCAGATTGAGGAGAGCGGCGGGATTCAACCGTCTTCTGTACCTGTCAGGTCTTGGCGAGCCATCCACCGTCGCACTTCTGACGTACATGGGCGTGGATATCTTCGACGATTCGCTGCCCAGAGCTGCCGGAATCAGCGGTATAAGGCTGATCCCTGAGGCCGAGATAGTCACAGGACAGGACGAATCGCAGAACAACATCAGGGCGATGGAGGAGGAGCTTGACAAGATCAGGATGTTCATAGCTACAGATCGTCTCAGAGAGCTGGCCGATCAGAGGGCGCCGTCCACTCCCACATCCGTCGCATTGCTAAGGCTGTATGATAAAGAAGGATACGAGTACGCCGAAGAGACATGTTCGTTCACAGGCTGCAGGTTCAGCTGCAACACCACTCAGGCCTTGAGAAGGCCCGACATCCAGAGTTACAAGGCACGCATCAAGGATTATAGGAAACCGGCACATAAGAGGGTACTTCTCCTGTTGCCATGCTCTGCAAAGAAGCCATATCATATCTCAAAATCGCACAAGGCATTCTCTTCTGCCATCCATACGGCCCCGCACGACACGCTCGTGCAGGAACTGATAGTGACATCTCCTCTTGGAATCGTCCCAAGGGAGCTAGATGCCTTCTATCCTGCGAACTCCTACGACATACCTGTCACCGGAGAGTGGAAGCCTGAGGAGAAGGCGATGATCCGCGAGATGGTCGGTTCAGTCATATCGCAGGGTTGGGACTCAGTCGTCTGCCATCTCGGAGAGGACTATGAGCTCGTCGAGGGATTGGCCGATATGGTTTGCACGGTTGTTGGGGACAGCACATCTCCGGCATCGATACAGAATCTTGACAAGGCCCTCAGGGACGCCACCAAGGGCATGGAGCCGGTAGACTACATGATCGACCGCAACGAGCAGATGAGGAACATGCTGAGATTCCAGTTCGGTGCAGAGGCGGCAGACCTGCTGATGGATCAGAACACGTACGCCATCGGCAAGTTCCCATACTTCAAGCTGTTCCGCGAGGATGCTGAACACAACAAGATCCAATTGGGCATGTTCACCCCCGAAAGAGGAGGAATATCCCTTACACTGGAAGGTGCCCAGATACTTGCTGACGGAGGGTACCCTGTCATAGAGATAATGGACTTCGAGATGAAGGGGAACCTGTTTGCCGTCGGTGTGATAAAGGCCGATCCGAGGATCCACGTAGGCGATGAGGCCATCGCGGTGTGCGACGGCAAGGTCCGTCTCGTCGGAGTGGCGATGATGTGCGGTCAGGAGATGACGGATCTCAAGAGGGGCATCGCTGTCAAGACCAGACACAAGGTCAAATGA